CTGGATTGAGATAAGAAAGTATTAAAGCTATAGTTTGAGGATGCTCATTTTGTATATAATTTAATAGTTGATTTGGATCTGCCTTCCTAATAAATTCAAAAGGTCGAACATGTAAAGAAGATGTCAATTTGTTAATTATATCAACAGCTTTATCAGGACCTAGAGCCCTTTCTAATACTTCCTTAGCATAATTTATTCCACCTTCTGAAATATACTCCTGTGCCAATGCTAATTGATAGAACTCTTCTACTATTTCATTTTTTTCTTCTGCTGATACCATTCGAGTATTTGCAATTTGTAAAGTTAACTCCTCAATTTCCTCTTCAGTTAGATGCTTAAATACCTCTGCAGATTTTTCAGGACCCAAAGTAATTAATAGTATAGCTGCTTTTTCTTTTCCATCTAATTTTTTCTTTGCCATATTAAATCGCTCCTATTCATTTAACCATGTTCTTATGAGTTGTGCTACTATTTCTGGTTTATTTTCTACAAGCTTTTCAATCTGAGCTTTCATTTTAGATTCCTCTGTTTCAAATTCAAGATCTTGCACTTCAGATTCTATCAATGTTTCTTCATCAATTTCTGATCCAATCTCTTTTTCTTCTTCTTGACGTTTTTGTCTTCTATATATCCCATAAGCCACTCCAGCTGATGCCGCAGCTATAGATAATATAATTGCTAACCAATTAATAGACTTTTTATCTTTTTCTTCATCTAAATCAGTTGTTCTAAAATTCTGAGCTACTACTTGTACTTGCTTTGTATCCAAGCCAGTTGCAGCATAAATTAAATCAACAATTTCTTCTTCCAATGCAGGAGTAAATTCCCCATCTACTATAGCATTCTTATTTATAAGTACAGCCACAGTTATATCTTCCACTTGACCTGGTGCCTTCCTAATCTCTTTGTTTATTTCATTTAATTCATAATTTATTGTATTACTTATTTTATCGTATTTTTCATTTCCATCTTCGGGCATAGGGTATGATTCATTAGAATCTTGACCCGGCCTTCCTGCTGCCGTCCCCCCCACCATATGTTCTTCTATTTGTTCCATACTTCTTATTAAACCTTCATCGCTTCCTTCAATTGGTGGAGCAAATTCAACTACACTAGTTTTTTCACTATCAAAATTTATTTTAACACTGGATCTTATATCTACATTACCAGGTCCAAACACATTTTCTAAAAAAGCTTTTAAACTATCATTTATTTTTGATTCTAAGTTGTTTTTAATAACAAATTGATCAGTTAACAAAAAGTCTTCTTCTTGTTCATCAGTCAATAGTTTACCTTCACTATCTATTATTTTTACAT
This portion of the Keratinibaculum paraultunense genome encodes:
- the fliF gene encoding flagellar basal-body MS-ring/collar protein FliF, yielding MRNQLNEYWQEMDKNKRKKIIIISVIVVLTVVILTIILSRPKYEVLYEDLSLKDMAQITKKLDEMGVKWKTPSKDDTTTILVPADMKNKIKIELASYGLPKEGYGFMDAFKESSWTMTDYDKKERMKYALQNELSSTISEIDGIENATVYIDIKEDTGFVLEEAELETTASVFIERSDNRPLKAETIAAIKNLVAGSVNMDPDNVKIIDSEGKLLTDEQEEDFLLTDQFVIKNNLESKINDSLKAFLENVFGPGNVDIRSSVKINFDSEKTSVVEFAPPIEGSDEGLIRSMEQIEEHMVGGTAAGRPGQDSNESYPMPEDGNEKYDKISNTINYELNEINKEIRKAPGQVEDITVAVLINKNAIVDGEFTPALEEEIVDLIYAATGLDTKQVQVVAQNFRTTDLDEEKDKKSINWLAIILSIAAASAGVAYGIYRRQKRQEEEKEIGSEIDEETLIESEVQDLEFETEESKMKAQIEKLVENKPEIVAQLIRTWLNE